Proteins found in one Acidobacteriota bacterium genomic segment:
- a CDS encoding ABC transporter permease, producing the protein MLFYLIKRIVSSIIIILGILTVTFFIIHLVPGDAISLYENPSMDQATRELVCHAYGLDQAILVQYLKWLHTLLIKGDLGYSLAQNMTVSEILRNAIPNTVILMGAALLLNFMLGILSGILSASKQNSKFDHFLSLSGLALYSLPVFWVSLMFLLLFSFLIPIFPPSHMHSVYAESMGRFGRFLDLLKHLALPSLCLGITSGATTARFTRAGLIEIMGEDFIRTARAKGASERTIVMKHSFKNALLPVITLFGLYFPFLIGGSLIVEVIFSWPGMGRVTYNAILARDYPVVIGSTLVASIMVILGNIFADFLYAIVDPRIRLGREKS; encoded by the coding sequence ATGCTTTTCTATCTTATCAAAAGGATCGTCTCTTCAATCATTATCATTCTGGGAATACTGACCGTTACGTTCTTCATCATCCATCTGGTGCCGGGAGATGCCATCTCACTCTACGAAAATCCTTCCATGGACCAGGCAACGAGGGAGCTTGTCTGCCATGCTTATGGCCTCGATCAAGCGATTCTGGTCCAGTATCTGAAGTGGCTTCATACACTTCTTATAAAGGGAGATCTGGGATACTCCCTTGCCCAGAACATGACTGTCTCAGAGATCCTGAGAAACGCCATTCCGAATACCGTCATCCTTATGGGAGCCGCGCTTCTGCTGAACTTTATGCTCGGAATTCTTTCCGGAATCCTCTCGGCATCAAAGCAAAATTCGAAGTTCGACCACTTCCTGTCTCTCTCTGGACTTGCCTTGTACTCGCTGCCTGTATTCTGGGTCTCCCTCATGTTCCTTCTCCTTTTCTCCTTTCTCATTCCGATCTTTCCCCCTTCCCACATGCACTCCGTTTATGCCGAATCGATGGGAAGATTCGGAAGGTTTCTAGATCTACTAAAGCACCTTGCCCTTCCCTCTCTATGTCTCGGGATAACCTCTGGCGCAACTACGGCGCGCTTCACGAGGGCAGGGCTCATCGAAATCATGGGTGAAGATTTCATAAGAACGGCGCGAGCCAAGGGGGCAAGCGAGCGGACCATCGTCATGAAGCACTCCTTCAAAAACGCCCTCCTTCCGGTCATCACACTTTTCGGTCTCTATTTCCCCTTTCTGATAGGTGGGTCTCTCATCGTGGAGGTTATCTTCTCGTGGCCTGGAATGGGACGTGTTACGTACAACGCGATACTCGCCAGGGATTATCCGGTGGTCATAGGATCAACACTCGTAGCTTCCATCATGGTGATCCTCGGCAACATCTTTGCAGATTTTCTATATGCCATTGTCGATCCGAGGATACGCCTCGGGCGAGAAAAGAGCTGA
- a CDS encoding peptide-binding protein — protein sequence MKRSHYLSIAILLIITLLSLPSCRKNDESGKKSKTPMASQRGGTIVCGTISDMDSFNDCTANGIFTVQVLRRLYLRLMEEGPDFEKQPPTFHPLLAQSWEFSDDRKEVTFHLRKDVLWSDGIPVTAHDVRFTWQAQTSPEVAWSARSSKEFITDVQAVGNHTVRFKFSRAYAYQLIDINEGVILPKHAFEKVPFSEWRKHNFLKEHVTNGPFKIKRYEPQQSVELERNEDYFDRGKPYLDRIVFRIVPDQAALLMQFLSENIDVMEAIPPKDAKKVEEKSDLVLDVKSMPNYTYIGWNAENPLFKNPRVRRALTMAIDRQEIVDSFLYGFGEVSKSPIISTFWAHNKNIEPWPFDPAAAKRILEEEGWKDSDGDGWIDRNGTRFEFELTTNAGNKLREDVLVKVQYYLQRIGIKINPRLLEMPVFIDRNLNHQFDAYIGNWRVGTKVDLKQIFHSSAIPKRGYNVVSYSNSEVDDLIDRTRTMEDIMEQKPLWDRIQEIIHEDQPYTFLFESKRVNGFNRRIQGVNMGINDTYLNLHEWWIAEPKRKE from the coding sequence ATGAAAAGATCTCATTACTTATCTATTGCAATCCTTCTTATAATTACATTGCTCTCCCTTCCATCCTGCCGGAAAAATGATGAGAGCGGGAAGAAAAGCAAGACCCCGATGGCTTCACAACGGGGCGGAACTATCGTCTGCGGCACCATCTCTGATATGGATTCATTCAACGATTGCACGGCTAATGGAATCTTCACCGTCCAGGTTCTTCGGAGGCTCTACCTGAGATTGATGGAAGAGGGTCCTGATTTTGAGAAGCAGCCGCCTACATTCCATCCACTGCTTGCCCAATCCTGGGAATTTTCAGACGACAGGAAGGAGGTTACGTTCCATCTGAGGAAGGATGTCCTCTGGAGCGATGGAATTCCAGTGACGGCGCATGATGTCCGCTTCACATGGCAGGCTCAGACGAGCCCGGAAGTGGCATGGTCTGCGAGAAGCTCCAAGGAGTTCATCACCGATGTTCAGGCTGTGGGCAATCACACCGTGCGCTTTAAATTTTCCAGAGCTTATGCATATCAGCTTATTGACATAAATGAAGGGGTGATCCTTCCAAAACATGCCTTTGAGAAGGTCCCGTTCTCGGAATGGAGAAAGCATAATTTTTTAAAGGAGCATGTCACAAATGGCCCGTTCAAGATAAAAAGATATGAACCCCAGCAATCAGTCGAGCTGGAAAGGAACGAAGATTACTTCGACAGGGGGAAGCCTTACCTTGATCGCATCGTGTTTCGCATCGTCCCAGACCAGGCGGCTCTTCTCATGCAGTTCCTGTCAGAAAACATAGATGTCATGGAGGCTATTCCGCCCAAGGATGCCAAAAAGGTGGAAGAGAAGAGCGATCTTGTCCTCGACGTAAAGTCGATGCCTAACTACACCTACATAGGCTGGAATGCCGAAAATCCCCTCTTCAAGAATCCCCGTGTTCGGAGAGCCCTCACGATGGCGATCGACCGGCAAGAGATCGTTGACAGCTTCCTGTACGGCTTCGGAGAAGTCTCGAAGAGTCCAATTATCTCGACATTCTGGGCGCACAATAAAAACATCGAACCCTGGCCCTTCGATCCCGCCGCCGCTAAGCGGATTCTTGAAGAAGAGGGATGGAAAGATTCTGATGGAGACGGCTGGATTGACAGGAACGGGACAAGATTCGAATTTGAGCTCACTACTAATGCGGGAAACAAGTTAAGGGAGGACGTCCTGGTCAAAGTCCAGTACTACCTGCAGCGGATTGGGATCAAGATTAATCCACGCCTTCTTGAAATGCCTGTCTTCATTGATAGGAATCTGAATCATCAGTTTGACGCATACATCGGTAACTGGCGGGTAGGAACGAAAGTAGACCTGAAACAGATATTTCATTCATCCGCCATTCCCAAAAGGGGCTACAACGTTGTCTCGTACTCGAATTCTGAGGTTGATGATCTCATTGATCGGACACGCACAATGGAAGATATTATGGAACAGAAACCGCTCTGGGATAGAATCCAGGAGATCATCCATGAAGACCAGCCATACACATTCCTCTTCGAATCGAAAAGGGTCAACGGATTTAACAGGAGGATCCAGGGGGTTAACATGGGGATCAACGATACCTATCTGAACCTCCATGAATGGTGGATAGCGGAACCTAAAAGAAAAGAGTGA